DNA from Candidatus Binataceae bacterium:
GTCGTAGCGAGATGATCGCGTCGATCCCGCTGCGCGCGATATACTGTTGCGTGGGCGTTGCCTCCGGACCGGGACGCGGCGCCGAGCGGAGAAAAACCGGGCGCGATGGCTAGCCCAGGCAGGCGGAGGAGGGGATCGGCGGCGGCGGCGCCGGCGGGACGCGTGGGCCGTGCGCTCAGGCGGCTCGGCGCACGGCGCGCGGCCGTGGGGGCTTTACTGCTCTTTCTCTTCGGCTGCGGGTTCTACCTGGCCGAACTTTATGACGGGATCTCGGCGCTGATCGAACAGCGCGAAGCGGCGCTGACCTCGGCCGTTTACTCCGCGCCGCTTAAGATCGAACGCAGCGACGACCTCGCAAAGCTGCATCTGCTCGACCGTATCGGACGGCTCAGCTACACCCGCGTCACCGACCCGACCCATCCCGGCGAATACGCGCTGATACCGGGCCGCGTGACGATCTACCTGCGCGGCTTTCGCGAAGGGATGACCGAGCGTCCTGCGGCGCTGGTCCATCTGACGCTCGCTGGCACCGTGGTCGAGGGTGTGGCGGACTCCTTCGGCGCGGCGATGCCCGCGGCAACGCTGGAGCCCGAAGTCGTCGGCCGGCTGCTGCCGGGCGCGCTGCCGGAACAGGTCGAGACGGAACTCAGCGATGTGCCGCCGTACCTGGTGCGCGGACTCCTCGCGACCGAGGACCGCTACTTCTATTATCATCCGGGATTCGACCCGATACGGATGATCGAGGCGGCGATCGCGGATTTGCGATCGCATCATCTGGGCCAGGGCGCGAGCACGCTTACGCAGCAGCTCGCGCGCACATTTATCGACCGCCACGAGCGCACGTTCGCGCGCAAGGTGCGCGAGTTGGCCGTGGCGCTGGTGATCGAGATCCGGCTCAGCAAGAACCAGATTCTCGAACGCTACATAAATGACGTTCCGATGGGCGCGTACGACGGCACGCCGATCACCGGAATGCCTCTCGCTGCGCGCGACTTCTTCAACAAGGACCTGCACGAGGTCACGCCGGCAGAGGCCGCGACACTGATCGGGATGATCCGGGCCCCGACCATGTACGATCCGCGCCGCCATCCTGACGCATGCCGCGCCCGCCGCGACACGGTGCTGGCCGTGATGCGCCGCGACAACGTGATCGACCCGGCCCAGTACGCCGAAGCGGCTGCCGCACCGCTAATGATCGCGAAGCTGCCGGGGCTGCGCCGCGCGCCCTATTTCAACGACTATGTGATCTCCGAGGTCGAGCGGATTCCAGGCTTCAACGGCAACCTGGCCGGGCTCAAGGTTTATACCACGCTCGATCCGGAGATGGAGCAGACGGCGCGCGAGAGCGTGGAATCGAATCTCGCACGGCTCGAAAAGCTGCATCCGCATTTGCACCGCGCCGCGCGCGGCGAGGAGCTCGAGGGTTCGCTGGTCGCGCTCGACGCGCGCACCGGCGCGATTCTGGCGATGGTCGGCGGACGCGACTATTCGACCAGCCAGTTCAACCGCGTAACCCAGGCCGAGCGCCAGCCAGGCTCGGCCTTCAAGCCTATCGTCTATCTGAGCGCGCTCGATCCGTCGCGCTCGCCGATCGGCCAGCCGGTCACGCTCGCCTCGCTGCTGCCGGACCGCCCAATGTCGTTCAACGGATGGACGCCGGTCAACTACGAGCGCACCTACCAGGGCACTGTCACGGTAGTCGAGGCGCTGGCCGAGTCGCTAAACGTGCCGACCGCATACCTGGGGAGCCTGCTGGGACCGCGGACGATCGTGGCGACGGCGCATGAGATGGGCATCAACGAGGACATCCCGGCGGTGCTGCCGATTTCGATCGGCGCCGCAGAGACCACGCTGCTCGAGCTGACCGGGGCCTACCAAATTTTTGCCGACGCCGGAATCTCGCGGCCGCCCTACGCGCTCGAGGCCGTGTACGACGCCAAGGACCATCTGATTTACCGTCACGTTCCGCATCAGTTGGCGCTGGTGAGCCCGCAGGCCGCGTATCTCGTAACCGGCGCGCTCGAACAGGTGGTCAAGTGGGGCACCGGTGCAGGCGCGGCCAAGATGGGGCTCGACTTTCCGGCCGCCGGCAAGACCGGCACGACGCAGGACTATCGCGACGCATACTTCGTCGGTTACACGCCGCGTGTCGTTTGCGGCGTCTGGGTCGGATTCGACCATCCGCAAAGCCTGGGCGCGCCGGGCGCCACGGCGGCGCTTCCGGCGTGGGTGAGTTTCATGACCGGCGTCACGCCGCATAGCTCGCCGCCGTTTGCAGTGCCGCCGGGAATCACGATGGCGACGATCGATCCGCAAAGCGGAGGGCTCGCGACCAGCGGATGTCCGCGCACCGCCACGGTGCCGTTCTTAACCGGCACCGCGCCGACGCAGATCTGTCCGCTGCACGGCGGTCTCGCCCCCGCGCCGACCCTGGTAGCGGGTCCGAGCGGCGTGCCTCCGCCGCCGGCCCCGGGTGTGGCGCCCGCTCCGGGAACGGCTCCGCAGCCGGCGTCCAACGGAGTCCTCGGCGCGCTCGGAAATTTCTTCGGTTCGCTATTCAGTCACTGAGCGCGCCCGAGATGCCACGCGCTTCAAAGCGAGCCGGGCACGACGGATAAAAAAATGCGCGGTAGCGAGGGTCGGTTAACTCGCTACCGCGCTCCGGAGGAAGAGCGGGCCGCCGACCCGGGGAGAGATCGACCGCCCGCGGGGAAGGCTTTTTTATCTTCTACAGACCACTCGCCAGGCTCTCGGCTGCGGCGGGCGCGCGTAACGCTGGCCGGTTCAGCTTCGAGACGCCGGCTTCGAGATGCCAGCGCTGCCTTGAGCGTCAGATACTAGCGCCGCAATCGTTACCGGCTTCTGACGGATCGGGAAGGCTTTGATTAAGAGCGTGAAAAGATTCCATGAC
Protein-coding regions in this window:
- a CDS encoding transglycosylase domain-containing protein, with the translated sequence MGALLLFLFGCGFYLAELYDGISALIEQREAALTSAVYSAPLKIERSDDLAKLHLLDRIGRLSYTRVTDPTHPGEYALIPGRVTIYLRGFREGMTERPAALVHLTLAGTVVEGVADSFGAAMPAATLEPEVVGRLLPGALPEQVETELSDVPPYLVRGLLATEDRYFYYHPGFDPIRMIEAAIADLRSHHLGQGASTLTQQLARTFIDRHERTFARKVRELAVALVIEIRLSKNQILERYINDVPMGAYDGTPITGMPLAARDFFNKDLHEVTPAEAATLIGMIRAPTMYDPRRHPDACRARRDTVLAVMRRDNVIDPAQYAEAAAAPLMIAKLPGLRRAPYFNDYVISEVERIPGFNGNLAGLKVYTTLDPEMEQTARESVESNLARLEKLHPHLHRAARGEELEGSLVALDARTGAILAMVGGRDYSTSQFNRVTQAERQPGSAFKPIVYLSALDPSRSPIGQPVTLASLLPDRPMSFNGWTPVNYERTYQGTVTVVEALAESLNVPTAYLGSLLGPRTIVATAHEMGINEDIPAVLPISIGAAETTLLELTGAYQIFADAGISRPPYALEAVYDAKDHLIYRHVPHQLALVSPQAAYLVTGALEQVVKWGTGAGAAKMGLDFPAAGKTGTTQDYRDAYFVGYTPRVVCGVWVGFDHPQSLGAPGATAALPAWVSFMTGVTPHSSPPFAVPPGITMATIDPQSGGLATSGCPRTATVPFLTGTAPTQICPLHGGLAPAPTLVAGPSGVPPPPAPGVAPAPGTAPQPASNGVLGALGNFFGSLFSH